The Halobellus sp. MBLA0158 genome has a window encoding:
- a CDS encoding ABC transporter substrate-binding protein, with translation MVQYITGRRSFLKAGAATGTIGLTGLAGCSSITGGGTTELGLAYTVPVENLGSLFAIPEIQDELSNLGSAYELSVTRNESTPDSLNAMAAGEVDMALLTTVSYASAVRQEAVPGNISMISTDFWDAHPEWYGFKIYAHPDTDISEISDLEGKNVGVNAQGTGTHAVLRKGARQAGFEYGSDAQIVELPFPTFVSAMNDGRIDAGIFPALFAVAARSEGFNEVYSSQDLWDEAYPFAYTVASNNSLDQKGDAIGAFGEDLDELVTYCYDNRDRVVSLAAEYFELPEAVVDGFFLTNQDYYRQDITIDYERLQFAIDELVNLGFVEESFDVQQYATNEYVPSN, from the coding sequence ATGGTACAATATATCACAGGCCGCCGGTCTTTCCTGAAGGCCGGCGCAGCGACGGGAACAATTGGACTAACTGGACTCGCCGGCTGTTCCAGCATCACGGGTGGCGGGACCACTGAACTCGGCCTCGCGTACACCGTTCCGGTCGAGAATCTGGGCTCGCTCTTCGCGATTCCCGAGATCCAAGACGAACTGTCGAACCTAGGTTCCGCGTACGAACTCAGCGTCACGCGGAATGAGAGTACCCCCGACTCGCTGAACGCGATGGCGGCCGGCGAGGTCGATATGGCGTTGCTCACGACGGTGAGTTACGCGTCGGCCGTGCGTCAGGAGGCTGTCCCCGGAAACATCTCGATGATCTCGACGGACTTCTGGGACGCCCACCCCGAGTGGTACGGATTCAAGATTTATGCCCACCCGGACACTGACATCTCCGAGATCTCTGACCTCGAAGGGAAGAACGTCGGCGTCAACGCCCAGGGGACGGGAACCCACGCCGTTCTACGGAAGGGGGCGCGACAGGCGGGCTTCGAGTACGGCAGCGACGCCCAGATCGTCGAACTGCCGTTCCCGACGTTCGTCTCGGCGATGAACGACGGCCGGATCGACGCAGGTATTTTCCCGGCACTGTTCGCCGTCGCGGCGCGATCCGAGGGCTTCAACGAGGTGTACTCGAGCCAGGACCTCTGGGATGAGGCGTACCCGTTCGCCTACACGGTCGCCTCGAACAACTCACTCGATCAGAAGGGCGATGCGATCGGTGCGTTCGGCGAGGATCTCGACGAACTGGTCACGTACTGCTACGACAACCGCGACAGGGTTGTCTCGCTGGCCGCGGAGTACTTCGAGCTCCCGGAGGCCGTCGTTGACGGGTTCTTCCTCACGAACCAGGACTACTACCGACAGGACATCACGATCGACTACGAGCGCCTCCAGTTCGCGATCGACGAACTCGTCAACCTTGGGTTCGTCGAGGAAAGCTTCGACGTCCAGCAGTACGCGACCAACGAATACGTTCCCTCGAACTGA
- a CDS encoding IS6 family transposase — MQEPDRLTGGSDFPELGFVEREATPESAMKLGIQLHLAGLSLSDTVSVLASLGVDRCRSTVHNWVQKADLQPAEGQNPNYVAVDETVIRVNDQRYWLFAAVDPDTTRLLHVRLFPTRTQALTEMFLAELREKHLVSDAIFLVDGAPWLQAACHRHSLRFQHVTHGNRNAIERVFKELKRRTEAFANHFRHADPNTAEAWLQAFAVCFNQLI; from the coding sequence ATGCAAGAACCGGACCGCCTCACCGGAGGTAGCGACTTTCCAGAGTTAGGTTTTGTGGAGCGAGAGGCGACACCCGAGTCGGCAATGAAGCTGGGTATCCAACTGCATTTGGCGGGATTATCGCTGTCGGATACCGTCTCTGTTCTTGCAAGCCTGGGTGTCGATCGGTGTCGTTCGACCGTTCACAACTGGGTTCAGAAGGCAGACCTACAGCCTGCCGAGGGACAGAATCCGAATTACGTCGCGGTTGATGAGACTGTAATTCGAGTGAATGACCAGCGCTACTGGCTGTTTGCGGCGGTCGATCCCGACACGACTCGCCTGCTGCACGTGCGACTATTCCCGACCAGGACCCAAGCGCTGACCGAGATGTTCCTTGCGGAACTCCGCGAGAAACATCTCGTTTCCGACGCGATCTTCCTGGTCGATGGCGCACCCTGGCTCCAGGCGGCCTGTCACCGCCACTCGCTCCGATTCCAACACGTCACCCACGGGAATCGGAATGCCATCGAACGCGTGTTTAAAGAGCTGAAACGCCGAACTGAGGCGTTTGCAAACCACTTCAGACACGCCGATCCGAACACTGCAGAAGCGTGGCTCCAAGCATTCGCCGTCTGCTTCAATCAGCTAATCTGA
- a CDS encoding aminopeptidase, whose amino-acid sequence MALVEEIDGAATIVETCAGVKPGEQVLIVGDWRTADTTERLATAAAGAGADPTVTLMDILDEDGNEPPETVAAAMLEADVIMLVPTRAIAHSASVKRALENDARVLAMGQLSPETLVNDGLKIDFHEAATECEAIARRFTESESARVVDEGTDLTFDLSGRDGNAFTSLVENPGEFTTAYATEANVTPSPIGTNGRAVFDGSIPNLGIGRLDEALTIKVEDGTVTELEGGDAARKVKRTWNKYDDPAVRTVAELAVGTNPGLTEFTGGVINDHGVYGTVHVGLGTSSNIGGETRTPLHFDITMDDASLYLDGELVVEDREILL is encoded by the coding sequence ATGGCATTAGTCGAGGAAATCGATGGAGCAGCGACTATCGTCGAGACGTGTGCTGGAGTCAAGCCGGGAGAACAAGTCCTGATTGTCGGAGACTGGCGAACCGCAGACACCACGGAACGGCTCGCAACAGCGGCCGCCGGCGCCGGCGCTGATCCCACCGTCACGCTGATGGACATTCTGGACGAGGATGGGAACGAACCGCCTGAGACGGTCGCCGCAGCGATGCTCGAAGCCGACGTAATTATGCTGGTGCCGACGCGGGCGATCGCTCACTCGGCATCTGTGAAACGTGCCCTTGAGAACGACGCCCGCGTCCTCGCGATGGGACAGCTCTCCCCCGAAACGCTGGTCAACGACGGTTTGAAGATCGACTTCCACGAGGCGGCGACAGAGTGTGAGGCGATTGCTCGTCGGTTTACTGAGTCCGAGTCAGCGCGAGTCGTTGACGAGGGGACCGATCTGACGTTCGATCTGAGCGGCCGTGATGGGAACGCGTTCACGAGTCTCGTGGAGAACCCTGGTGAGTTCACGACCGCATACGCGACCGAGGCAAACGTGACGCCCTCGCCGATTGGGACTAATGGCCGGGCTGTCTTCGACGGTTCAATACCTAATCTTGGGATTGGACGGCTAGATGAAGCGCTAACCATCAAGGTCGAAGACGGTACAGTGACCGAACTGGAGGGCGGTGATGCTGCCCGAAAGGTGAAACGGACCTGGAATAAATACGACGATCCGGCGGTCCGGACCGTGGCCGAGTTGGCGGTCGGAACGAACCCGGGCCTCACCGAATTTACCGGTGGTGTAATCAATGATCACGGTGTCTATGGTACCGTCCACGTGGGGCTGGGAACAAGCAGCAACATCGGCGGCGAGACTCGCACACCCCTTCACTTCGACATCACGATGGACGATGCTTCGTTGTATCTCGATGGCGAGCTAGTGGTGGAGGATCGCGAGATCCTGCTCTGA
- a CDS encoding ABC transporter permease, producing MDVTADANPRFDLSKAVEMAKSVYSLVIVLVLWEAVAQLGLIHYYFLPPLSDIILRFVELTLNGQMLYNAYLTLMRALVGLAIATVFGVAVGVLSARNDLVDWFFDPIIKIGYPVPIISLIPVFMLWFGIGDISKIIMVAVGTFWPVAVNARDSTRQVETNLIWSAKMMGTNDRRLLWRVVMPAALPGILTGFQIAMPLSLIITFVFEMVAGGGGLGALEIAGVRSFESTQVYAAIIAIMLIGIALDRLLRVARGRLLHWT from the coding sequence ATGGACGTGACCGCCGACGCGAACCCGCGGTTCGATCTCTCGAAGGCGGTCGAGATGGCGAAGTCGGTGTACTCGCTGGTCATCGTGTTGGTCCTCTGGGAAGCCGTCGCCCAGCTCGGACTGATTCACTACTACTTCCTCCCGCCGCTTTCGGACATCATCCTGCGGTTCGTCGAGCTGACGCTCAACGGCCAGATGCTCTACAACGCGTATCTCACGCTGATGCGCGCGCTCGTCGGACTCGCCATCGCCACGGTCTTCGGCGTCGCCGTCGGCGTGCTGTCGGCGCGGAACGACCTCGTCGATTGGTTCTTCGATCCGATCATCAAGATCGGATACCCGGTGCCGATCATCTCCCTGATCCCGGTGTTTATGCTCTGGTTCGGCATCGGCGACATCTCGAAGATCATCATGGTCGCGGTCGGGACGTTCTGGCCCGTCGCGGTCAACGCCCGCGACAGCACCCGTCAGGTCGAGACGAACCTCATCTGGTCGGCGAAGATGATGGGGACGAACGACCGCCGCCTGCTGTGGCGGGTCGTGATGCCGGCCGCGCTCCCGGGCATTCTGACCGGCTTCCAGATCGCGATGCCGCTGTCGCTCATCATCACCTTCGTCTTCGAGATGGTCGCCGGCGGCGGCGGTCTCGGCGCCCTGGAGATCGCGGGCGTCCGGTCGTTCGAGTCCACGCAGGTCTACGCCGCGATCATCGCGATTATGCTCATCGGGATCGCCCTCGACCGACTGCTCCGGGTCGCCCGCGGTCGGCTCCTGCACTGGACCTGA
- a CDS encoding amidohydrolase family protein, whose amino-acid sequence MIDAESELVVDCDWHYQDSFKEVAEYMPEPWYTKYKNSNWDDAGVKQNLSSFFPTSTGDRQNYGKVLREHSNYPEEPEDPERVTEGMDFLDIDVSLQISHLILAMGGVTADDERVQAFTKGYIEYMLEEVLDPDEGVYGLAPMPYGDVEASLDILERVEDEEAYVGACFVTAGASPPLGNRKYDPIYERCEEMDFPVVYHTGGSGLDEYVRAGYQEMIETHTLGFLESNMSQIVSVACQGVPEKYPDLDIVFMESGVTYIPGLVSRLDEEYLKRPEEAPLLDTRPSEYITDFYFGTQPLEVSARNDLLELCFDMIGTDRLLYASDYPHWDFDSPSIINELPMLDDDERRAILGGNALEVFEI is encoded by the coding sequence ATGATCGACGCCGAGTCGGAGCTCGTCGTCGACTGCGACTGGCACTACCAGGACTCGTTCAAGGAAGTCGCCGAGTACATGCCCGAGCCCTGGTACACCAAGTACAAGAACAGCAACTGGGACGACGCCGGCGTGAAGCAGAACCTCAGTTCGTTCTTTCCGACGTCGACGGGGGATCGGCAGAACTACGGGAAGGTCTTGCGCGAACACTCGAACTACCCCGAAGAGCCCGAGGACCCCGAGCGCGTCACCGAGGGAATGGACTTCCTCGACATCGACGTCTCCCTGCAGATCTCGCATCTCATCCTCGCGATGGGCGGGGTCACCGCCGACGACGAGCGCGTCCAAGCGTTCACCAAAGGCTACATCGAGTACATGCTCGAAGAGGTCCTGGACCCCGACGAGGGCGTCTACGGCCTCGCCCCGATGCCCTACGGCGACGTCGAAGCCTCCCTCGACATCTTAGAGCGCGTCGAAGACGAGGAAGCCTACGTGGGCGCGTGTTTCGTCACCGCGGGCGCGAGCCCCCCGCTCGGCAATCGGAAGTACGACCCGATCTACGAGCGCTGCGAGGAGATGGACTTCCCCGTCGTCTATCACACGGGCGGATCGGGTCTCGACGAGTACGTCCGCGCCGGCTACCAGGAGATGATCGAGACCCACACGCTCGGCTTCCTCGAATCGAATATGTCCCAGATCGTCAGCGTCGCCTGCCAGGGCGTCCCCGAGAAATACCCTGACCTCGACATCGTCTTCATGGAATCGGGCGTTACGTATATTCCCGGCCTGGTGAGCCGGCTGGACGAAGAATATCTCAAGCGCCCCGAGGAAGCGCCGCTCTTGGATACGCGTCCCAGCGAGTACATCACTGATTTCTACTTCGGCACTCAGCCACTAGAAGTCTCCGCGCGCAACGATCTCTTGGAACTGTGCTTCGATATGATCGGCACCGATCGCCTGCTCTATGCCTCCGATTACCCCCACTGGGACTTCGACAGCCCCTCGATCATCAACGAACTCCCGATGCTCGACGACGACGAGCGTCGAGCCATCCTCGGCGGCAACGCCCTGGAGGTGTTCGAGATATGA
- a CDS encoding malate dehydrogenase, translating into MHVAIIGGASTIGTTVAYTLSGLAPSVDVSLVDINEGAAWAHGTDIEHASYHFAHAPGAVPGHDTESVGTIRSATPDELGALDPDLLVFNAAAPQPDDATDPSAREAELERNLSIVRDVAEDLQSLDPTPLLVVTNPIDRLVYHFYTLLEWPRRCFIGYSLSETARMVDGIADLVDGHRNDVYCPMMGEHGEHMVPVFSRARVDGDPLDVTESERTELMEYVRDIPFDIAEERGVDETSRWVTSAGVSRVVRAMAAADDDVPIDGTPAGVEPAGDDWTFCLSTPLDGEYGFEDVSLGVPVDLDADGVAAIHEWDLADDESAELRRAYESVRADLP; encoded by the coding sequence ATGCACGTTGCGATCATCGGCGGCGCGAGCACGATCGGGACGACCGTGGCGTACACGCTGTCGGGGCTGGCCCCGAGCGTCGACGTCTCGCTCGTCGATATCAACGAGGGAGCCGCGTGGGCCCACGGGACCGACATCGAACACGCGAGCTACCACTTCGCGCACGCGCCGGGCGCCGTGCCCGGCCACGACACGGAGTCCGTGGGGACGATCCGGTCGGCGACGCCCGACGAACTCGGGGCCCTGGACCCGGACCTGCTCGTCTTCAACGCGGCGGCGCCACAGCCTGACGACGCCACCGATCCGAGCGCTCGGGAGGCCGAACTGGAGCGGAACCTCTCGATCGTCCGGGACGTCGCCGAGGACCTCCAGTCGCTGGATCCGACGCCGCTGTTGGTGGTGACGAACCCGATCGACCGGCTCGTCTACCACTTTTATACCCTGTTGGAGTGGCCGCGGCGGTGTTTCATCGGCTACTCGCTCTCGGAGACCGCCCGGATGGTCGACGGCATCGCCGACCTCGTCGACGGTCACCGGAACGACGTCTACTGCCCGATGATGGGCGAACACGGCGAGCATATGGTCCCAGTCTTCAGCCGGGCTCGCGTCGACGGCGACCCGCTCGACGTCACCGAGTCCGAGCGAACAGAGCTGATGGAGTACGTCCGCGACATCCCGTTCGACATCGCCGAGGAGCGCGGCGTCGACGAGACGTCGCGGTGGGTGACGAGCGCGGGCGTCTCGCGGGTGGTCCGCGCGATGGCCGCCGCGGACGACGACGTCCCGATAGACGGAACGCCGGCGGGCGTCGAGCCCGCGGGCGACGACTGGACGTTCTGTCTGTCGACGCCGCTCGACGGCGAATACGGCTTCGAAGACGTCTCCCTCGGCGTCCCGGTCGACCTCGATGCCGACGGCGTCGCGGCGATCCACGAGTGGGACCTCGCAGACGACGAGTCGGCGGAACTCCGGCGGGCCTACGAGTCGGTGCGGGCAGACCTACCCTGA
- a CDS encoding Rieske (2Fe-2S) protein, translated as MSDAENLVEVGPASEFEDGDAEIVQVGRAEVGVIRAEGEFYAIRNQCPHDGGPVCKGNVQKELVGEFKGTGKRVDQQYSDTDIISCPWHGWSFELDTGIHIGDDRIRVPTYDVVVDDGIVYVDKGD; from the coding sequence ATGAGTGATGCGGAGAATCTGGTCGAGGTCGGGCCCGCCTCGGAGTTCGAGGACGGCGACGCGGAAATCGTCCAGGTCGGTCGCGCGGAAGTCGGCGTCATCCGGGCAGAAGGAGAATTCTACGCGATCCGCAATCAGTGCCCCCACGACGGCGGCCCCGTCTGCAAGGGCAACGTTCAGAAAGAACTGGTCGGCGAATTCAAAGGCACGGGCAAGCGCGTCGACCAACAGTACAGCGACACGGACATCATCTCCTGCCCCTGGCACGGCTGGTCCTTCGAACTCGATACCGGCATCCACATCGGCGACGACCGCATCCGCGTCCCCACCTACGACGTCGTCGTCGACGACGGCATCGTCTACGTCGATAAGGGCGACTGA
- a CDS encoding ABC transporter permease produces MRYATSRRIEGLPAPLQRAAQTLVDWIPLAIVVVLWDLVSGAIVATAVLPAPATVAGEIVDLFVTGSVFSHLYISLFRVVVGLALSILVGVLLGIGMARSDPIENFFDVFLAMTYPIPKTALVPLAILWLGVGTSTAILIVFLACLLPIVLNAYNAAGNVDQNLIWSAKMMGTEGRDVLLKVVFPATIPEILTGVRQAVPIAFIALVSAELIASNQGMGYLILTSGQIGNYPRMFANIVVISAVAFIAVRLFEEVRERWLVWT; encoded by the coding sequence GTGCGATACGCGACCTCGCGACGCATCGAAGGGCTCCCGGCGCCGTTGCAGCGCGCCGCACAGACGCTCGTCGACTGGATCCCGCTGGCGATCGTCGTCGTCCTGTGGGACCTGGTCAGCGGCGCGATCGTCGCGACCGCCGTCCTGCCCGCACCGGCAACGGTCGCCGGCGAGATCGTCGACCTCTTCGTCACCGGCAGCGTGTTCTCCCACCTCTACATCTCGCTGTTCCGCGTCGTCGTCGGGCTCGCGTTGAGCATCCTCGTCGGCGTCCTCCTCGGAATCGGGATGGCGCGCTCGGACCCCATCGAGAACTTCTTCGACGTGTTCCTCGCGATGACCTACCCGATCCCCAAGACCGCTCTGGTGCCGCTTGCGATCCTGTGGCTCGGCGTGGGGACGAGCACCGCGATCCTCATCGTCTTCCTCGCGTGTCTCCTCCCGATCGTGCTCAACGCGTACAACGCCGCCGGCAACGTCGACCAGAACCTCATCTGGTCGGCGAAGATGATGGGGACCGAAGGCCGCGACGTCCTGCTCAAGGTCGTCTTCCCGGCGACGATCCCCGAGATCCTGACGGGGGTTCGACAGGCCGTCCCGATCGCGTTCATCGCCCTCGTGAGCGCCGAACTCATCGCGTCGAATCAGGGGATGGGCTACCTCATTCTCACCTCCGGACAGATCGGTAACTACCCGCGGATGTTCGCCAACATCGTCGTCATCTCGGCGGTCGCCTTCATCGCCGTCCGCCTCTTCGAGGAGGTCAGAGAGAGGTGGTTGGTATGGACGTGA